A region of the Pseudomonas sp. A34-9 genome:
CCGACGTTTTACCGATTGCTGCACAAGCACCAGATCCGCTAGGGCGGGGAAACGCAAAAGGCCCGTTGCGAGAGGATCGCAACGGGCCTTTTGCGTGGTTGCACACTTAGAAGTAGTACGGGAATTTCAGGCTGAAGGAAAAGTCCGGTGCGTCGTCGGTCAGACCGATCGACAAGTTCGGAACAATGGTCAGGTTGTCGGTGGCCGCAATGGTCATGCCGACGTTGAAGTAACCGGCGTTGGCGTCGCTGGACACTACCGATTGCCAATCGCCGCCATCCTGTTTCAGCTTGCTTTTACGCTGCACCAGGTCAGACATCGAGAACGACATACTCATCTTCTCGTTCAGCGCAAACGCAATACCGGCGCCGACCTGGAAGCTGTCGCCAATGCGCACTTTGCCCGGGGTTTTCTGGTTGACGGTGGAACTGATGTCGTCGAACGACTCCTCCAGGTTATGGGTGTAGGACAAGCTGCCGAACAGGACGGCCGGGTCAAACGTCTTGACCAGCGAGATACCGGGGGTGACCGACCAGACGCCGTTGCCGGTAGGCAGGGTGTCAGGCACGAACAGGTTGGTATTCGCGTCGGTCTGGCGCAGCTTGATGCCGAACGGATCCTTGCCGGTTGGCGCCTTGACCCGCAAGGTGACGACCGCATCCGGAGTATTGACCGACTCGTCGAGGAACTTGTAGGCAATACCGAAGTTGACGTCGCCGATAGTCGGATCGCGTGTGACATCCTGTTCGGTAGTGACGTTGGCTGCGCCCTGGTTGCCGCCACCCGACTGATAAGTCGAATCGCGGTAGACCACCGGTACGTTCAGGTCGAACTGCCAGCGGTTGTCGAAGTTGTAACGCCCCGTGAGGTCGAGGGTCCAGGTATCGGCCTTGATCCGGTCAAGGTTGATGTTGCCGAGAAAGATCGAGTCGAGTGCCAGAAAGCCGTTGAGGATCAACTGACGGGTGTCGTAACGCGAGTAGGTGATACCGGTTTCGAAGCTGAATTTGCCACCGCCGAAGAAGCCACTGGCTTCGTCGTACAGGTTGGACACACTTTGTGCCGGTTGCGAATCATCTGCCAGCGATTGCCCGTAAGAGGCTCCACTGCCTCCGGCTGCGCCCCCCGACGCTGCTGCGGCCCCGGTCCCGGTGGCCACTTTGGGGTTGCCTTTCATATCCGACGGCGACTTGGCCAGCCTTTTGGGTTGGGGTGCCGCCGGTTGATCTTCGACCTGGCGGACCCGTTGTTCGAGCACCGCCAAGGCCTTTTGTTGTACTTCGTATCTTTGCTTCAGCTCCAGAAGCTCTTGTTTCAGGACTTCTACGTCGGCGTCCGGTGCCGCTTGCAACATGGCTGCAGGTAGAAGAGTGCTCAAACAAACAGCGGCACGCAGTGATACTGATCGATACATGAATAAGCCGTCCCTTTAAGCCCAATGATCGAGACTCAGCGTAGTTCAATATCCAATAGTGCGTAGTGCCCTGAGTTGAGTCAGGTTGCAATCCAGTGCGCCGGCGCTCATGCCGTTATTGTTCAGGACGACGTTGAGTTGAGTCATGTTGTTGACCACGTTGGCGCTGCCCAGCAAACGGGTGTTCTGCAGCAAGCCACCCTGGGCGACCTGTTGCAGGGCTGTGCCCTGATTGCCGGCGGCCTGAATGGCCATCTGCACGCCGCCACCGGTCGCCGAAACGGCCACGCTGCCTGCGGCATTGCTGCCGCCGATGGTCTGCCCGGCCATCAGCGCCTGCCCTTGAGCGGGTACCAGTGCCGGTGCCTGATCGGCTTCTTTGACGTTGATGGCAACATTGTTATAGGCGGTATTGCTGTCGCCAGCGGCACGCACGCTTTGTGTCACGCCCTGGCTGCTGTCGAGGCCGGCGCCACCGGTGATCGTGCCGGTGCCCGTTGGCAGGGCGCTGCCGTTGCCGTGCTCCTTGATTGTTTGCACGTAGAATTCGGGTTTAATCGTTGCTGCCTGCAGTTGCATCGAGGTGGCGGCGCCGATCAGATCACCACTGGCGTTGCGCCAGGTACTGCTCATGACAATGCCGAAGCTGATAATCCGCCCCGGCATGACATAACGACCGCGTAGTTCGGACAACTCTTTGTCTTGTATCTCGATGGGTTTGAATCCTGCATTGGCATAGCCTGACGCGCTCGCGGCCAGGCAAGCGGCGACCAGCCAGTATGAGGTTTTCATTTGCTGCTCCCGGGACATCCAGCCCCATTCTTTATAATCGGCGATTAAAAGAAGTCGCTCTGTATGAACCCGAAGTCCATCAATTCAGCATCTCTGACAGGGTTGAAGTTATCCAGCTTGTTCTTGGCCGTCAGCGGTGTCGGCGGGCTGCGCAATGCATTGGTTTTGTCATAACCGGGGCCGACGATGGCGAAGACTATGCCGTTCCAACCTTTGACAAAGTCATCGTGTTTGTAGCGTTTGTGGCCCAAAACCGGGTCTCCGATGTAAACCCAATCCTTGTCCGAACGCTGCAGAACCACGAAATGCTTGTAGCCGCGAATTTCCATCAGTACCACCACCGGGATCGTTACAGCGTCTAGTTTTTCCGGCGGAATCTTGTAACCCCTGGCGCGCATGCCGATGCTTTCTATGTAGCGCTTCATGTCGAGCATGGAAAACCCTTGAGTACGAACAAGGTCCTGGTCTGCGTTGACCAGCATGCCTTTGATGATGTGCTCCTCATCGACGTCGAGCCAATAGGCCTGGCGTAACACCGTGGCCAGTGCAGCAGCGCCGCAGCTGAAATCGGTTTTCTGTTCGACGATGTCGGCAAACTTGCGCTCACGGATGCTTTGCACGTTTTTATAGATGAGTGTGCCGCCGGGGAGGGCAGCCACGGGCATCTGGGCAGCCTGGGTCAGGCCAGACAGACAAAGCAGAGCGATAAGGGCAGTCTTACGCATGATCGATACGCCTTTGCGGACTGAGGAAAAGCCCCGTTTCCGGGGCTTTCGTTTCGATCGCGATTACATGCAGGCTTTGCAACCTGCAGCGATGGACAGCGAGTTGCTTTGTTGGTTGCCAACGCCAGCGGCGTTGTTGAAGCCACCGTTGCCAGACCAGTTGTTGCCTACGTTGGTCATGTTGGCGTTGTTGGTGACAGGGTTTTTCCAGCCGTCTGGCGTCATCACTTGTTGAGTGGTCACGCCAGCCAGACCGAAGACACCCACAGCAACGAAGTCAGAGCTGGATGGTTTGCTGCCACCGTTGCCGCCATGCCCTTTGTCATTGTTGCCATAGCCGCCACCGCCGTGACCATGATCGTCATCTTTGGTGGTTGCAGTACCGGCGGCGACGAACGCGCCGGCGGCGGTAACAGTGCCAGTGAGGGTATCTTTTTTGTAGGTTTGAGTGCCGTTGTTGGCGACAGACAAGCCACTGGAGCTTTGGTTGGCGGCGGCAGCTGCCTGAGCTACGCGACCACCGGAGACAGCGATTGCCAGGTTGTTTTTCTGTTGGTTAAAGTTGCCGGCACTGTTGTTCACGCCGATGTTGCCCGAGCCGCTGTTGCCGACGTTGTTGAGGCTGGCGTTGGCGGTGCTGGAGTAGTTGGCTACGCCGTTGTTGGCGTTGACTTGAGTGGCGCTGGAAGCAGCCACTGCGGTGCCGAAGATGAAGCTTTCGTCAGCAGTCGCCAGAGCCGCGGCGTTGTCTTGTTGGTTGCCGTCGCCTGCGGTGTTGTTCGCACCAATGTTGCCGTTGGCGCCGTTGAGCGAGCCACTCACGTTGGCGTTGTTTTGGGTGCCTTGGTTAAGCACGGCGTTGCCGCCGCTGCTTTGCACGTCGAGCACTGCAGCACCGGCGCCAGCGCCGATTTGCAGGAGTTCCTCAAGGCTTGGGCCTTTAGGTGGAGGAGGCTGGTGACCGTGACCGCCATTGTTACCATGATCATTGCCGCCCGCTTGAGCCGCCATTGCCATTACTGCTGCAAGTGCGAAAACCAGTGGTTTGAGAGCCATTGTAGGTTTCATGGTGTTTCTCCATCGTGCTTATTAGTTGGTTAAGTGTTGGTACTTTCTAATTGCACTGCTTTTGTTGTTTGGGTCAGTCAGCGACCCGGATGCTCAGGGTGTTAGCCATTCGGTTCCCCACCCCGGCACTCTGGTTCACCTGGATTACCCCGCGGCTGCCGGTGAAGGCCTGATCACTTGTCGTGACCTGGCGACTGCCGGGTGAGGTACCAGTTGCTCCTGAGCTCGGTACAAGCGCCACGTTCTGTTGCGAAAGGGCACTGTCGTCAACGCTCAGCGGGGCAGCACTGATGCTGACGCGCGTCACGTTGGCCATCTGGTTGTTGGCGCCGGCACCCTGGTTCACGCCCAGAATCCCGTTGCCATTGCTGAAAGAGTTGCCGCCAATGGTGGCGCTGGCGTTCGTTGACGGATTGCCCGGGGTGTCGATGTGTTGGCGGACAATCGTAGTGGCGCTGGCCGAGGTACCGATGGCGATCGCCTTGGTGTTGGTCTGTTGCATCTGGTCGCCAGCGGCCTGGTTG
Encoded here:
- a CDS encoding C39 family peptidase — translated: MRKTALIALLCLSGLTQAAQMPVAALPGGTLIYKNVQSIRERKFADIVEQKTDFSCGAAALATVLRQAYWLDVDEEHIIKGMLVNADQDLVRTQGFSMLDMKRYIESIGMRARGYKIPPEKLDAVTIPVVVLMEIRGYKHFVVLQRSDKDWVYIGDPVLGHKRYKHDDFVKGWNGIVFAIVGPGYDKTNALRSPPTPLTAKNKLDNFNPVRDAELMDFGFIQSDFF
- a CDS encoding heme utilization protein, with product MKPTMALKPLVFALAAVMAMAAQAGGNDHGNNGGHGHQPPPPKGPSLEELLQIGAGAGAAVLDVQSSGGNAVLNQGTQNNANVSGSLNGANGNIGANNTAGDGNQQDNAAALATADESFIFGTAVAASSATQVNANNGVANYSSTANASLNNVGNSGSGNIGVNNSAGNFNQQKNNLAIAVSGGRVAQAAAAANQSSSGLSVANNGTQTYKKDTLTGTVTAAGAFVAAGTATTKDDDHGHGGGGYGNNDKGHGGNGGSKPSSSDFVAVGVFGLAGVTTQQVMTPDGWKNPVTNNANMTNVGNNWSGNGGFNNAAGVGNQQSNSLSIAAGCKACM
- a CDS encoding adhesin; translation: MNRTLLLLALFGCASAMAADPSSVNNANIQDTGIQYRGNYNVNQAAGDQMQQTNTKAIAIGTSASATTIVRQHIDTPGNPSTNASATIGGNSFSNGNGILGVNQGAGANNQMANVTRVSISAAPLSVDDSALSQQNVALVPSSGATGTSPGSRQVTTSDQAFTGSRGVIQVNQSAGVGNRMANTLSIRVAD